From Catharus ustulatus isolate bCatUst1 chromosome 6, bCatUst1.pri.v2, whole genome shotgun sequence, a single genomic window includes:
- the RASSF10 gene encoding ras association domain-containing protein 10, whose product MEPEERKISVWICQEEKLISGLSRRTTCSDVVRVLLEDSHHRRQRPAPPEPAGGMLSGPPHSYCIVEKWRGFERILPNKTKILRLWVAWGDEQENVRFVLVRSEASLPNAGPRSAEARVVLSKERPGRGLGAARASLALTQERQRRVVRKAFRKLAKINKRRQQPLAREASSAERMETLVHLVLSQDHTIRQQIQRLRELDREIDRYEAKIHLDRMKRHGVNYVQDTYLVGTGEPEAGREPGREPGRPEEDYARKCEEVLQLQEQRAQQEELLEHLAAEIQQELNERWMKRRREGLELAAGPGQADTDCDTTELSGGGGEGELHLEHERVKTQLSTSLYIGLKLSTDLEAVKSDLDCTQRAWEERERELQRLLETLGTLDVAEAEAEPCGAASGARTAGEWLRKDRADNDEDSDTGLSSMHSQDSDSLPVCESLV is encoded by the coding sequence ATGGAGCCCGAGGAGCGCAAGATCTCGGTGTGGATCTGCCAGGAGGAGAAGCTGATCTCCGGGCTGTCGCGGCGCACCACCTGCTCGGACGTGGTGcgggtgctgctggaggacagCCACCACCGGCGGCAGCGCCCGGCGCCGCCCGAGCCCGCCGGAGGGATGCTGTCGGGGCCGCCGCACTCCTACTGCATCGTGGAGAAGTGGCGCGGCTTCGAGAGGATCCTGCCCAACAAGACGAAGATCCTGCGGCTCTGGGTGGCGTGGGGCGACGAGCAGGAGAACGTGCGCTTCGTGCTGGTGCGCAGCGAGGCTTCGCTGCCCAACGCGGGGCCGCGCAGCGCCGAGGCGCGGGTGGTGCTGAGCAAGGAGCGCCCCGGCCGCGGCTTGGGGGCGGCCCGAGCCAGCCTGGCGCTCACGCaggagcggcagcgccgggtgGTGCGGAAAGCCTTCCGCAAGCTGGCCAAGATCAACaagcggcggcagcagccgcTGGCCCGGGAGGCCTCGTCGGCGGAGAGGATGGAGACGCTGGTGCACCTGGTGCTGTCGCAGGACCACACCATCCGGCAGCAGATCCAGCGGCTCCGCGAGCTGGACCGCGAGATCGACAGGTACGAGGCTAAGATCCACCTGGACCGCATGAAGCGGCACGGCGTCAACTACGTGCAGGACACCTACCTGGTGGGCACGGGCGAGCCCGAGGCGGGCCGGGAGCCGGGCCGGGAGCCGGGCCGGCCCGAGGAGGACTACGCCAGGAAGTGCgaggaggtgctgcagctgcaggagcagcgggcgcagcaggaggagctgctggagcacctggCCGCCGAGATCCAGCAGGAGCTCAACGAGCGCTGGATgaagcggcggcgggaggggctggagctggcggcggggcccgggcaGGCGGACACGGACTGCGACACCACGGAGctgagcggcggcggcggcgagggCGAGCTGCACCTGGAGCACGAGCGGGTCAAGAcgcagctcagcaccagcctgtACATCGGGCTCAAGCTGAGCACCGACCTGGAGGCCGTCAAGAGCGACCTGGACTGCACGCAGCGGGCGTGGGAGGAGCGGGAGCGGGAGCTGCAGCGGCTGCTGGAGACGCTGGGCACGCTGGACGTGGCGGAGGCGGAGGCCGAGCCGTGCGGAGCGGCGAGCGGGGCGCGCACGGCGGGCGAGTGGCTGCGCAAGGACCGCGCCGACAACGACGAGGACTCGGACACGGGGCTGAGCTCCATGCACAGCCAGGACTCGGACTCGCTGCCCGTGTGCGAGTCCCTGGTGTAG